In one window of Cynocephalus volans isolate mCynVol1 chromosome 6, mCynVol1.pri, whole genome shotgun sequence DNA:
- the GARIN1A gene encoding Golgi-associated RAB2 interactor protein 1A isoform X1: protein MSTIRGLPPEVKEPGPGVELGVEDGLLCQLIHSPEFNLFSNSVVFESNFIQTCVPGADFQVTKPRNWVDVSEGSTTVILGVTSSVPSLPLPNILLMANVTWPRGQFSTWSTPSDAPLITLRRILPLKYVELRICDQLQRILRVRTVTEKIYYLRLHKKHPESVFQFWIRLVKILQKGLSITTKDPRIRFTHCLVPKLPSSSTETTPESSLPTSSQPSETLMLLAAEQTSDSFLQLSGRPHLTTDRNTDTAIETDDSEKTLSLVASPVSLSIPMRATLSHSLWEQEDLNEHFLQAPVASSLGENLLRP, encoded by the exons ATGAGTACAATTAGGGGCCTCCCACCTGAGGTCAAGGAACCAGGCCCTGGAGTGGAACTTGGGGTAGAAGATGGTCTTCTTTGTCAACTGATTCATTCTCCAGAATTCAACCTGTTCTCCAACTCAGTGGTGTTTGAAAGCAACTTTATCCA GACCTGTGTACCTGGGGCTGATTTCCAGGTCACCAAGCCCAGGAACTGGGTGGATGTCTCTGAAGGATCCACCACCGTGATCCTCGGGGTGACCTCCTCGGTGCCCTCCTTGCCACTCCCCAATATCCTCCTGATGGCCAATGTTACCTGGCCCCGGGGTCAATTTTCCACCTGGAGCACACCTAGTGATGCCCCGCTCATCACCCTCAGAAG GATTCTCCCCCTGAAGTACGTGGAGCTACGAATCTGTGACCAGCTCCAACGCATCCTGAGGGTTAGGACAGTGACTGAAAAGATCTACTATCTGAGGCTCCACAAAAAACACCCAGAGTCCGTTTTTCAATTCTGGATCCGCTTGGTGAAAATTCTGCAGAAAGGTCTATCCATCACCACCAAAGACCCAAGAATCCGATTCACTCACTGCCTAGTACCCAAATTGCCCAGCAGCTCCACCGAAACAACA CCTGAAAGCAGCCTTCCAACATCCTCCCAACCCAGCGAAACCCTCATGCTGTTGGCAGCCGAGCAGACCAGTGACAGTTTCTTACAACTCTCAGGAAGGCCCCATCTCACAACAGACAG AAACACTGACACTGCCATTGAAACAGACGATTCTGAAAAGACACTCTCACTGGTGGCATCTCCAGTCAGTTTGAGTATACCCATGAGAGCCACCTTGAGCCACAGCCTCTGGGAACAAGAGGATCTGAATGAGCACTTCCTGCAAGCTCCTGTAGCCAGCTCCCTAGGAGAGAATCTGCTGAGGCCCTGA
- the GARIN1A gene encoding Golgi-associated RAB2 interactor protein 1A isoform X2: MSTIRGLPPEVKEPGPGVELGVEDGLLCQLIHSPEFNLFSNSVVFESNFIQVTKPRNWVDVSEGSTTVILGVTSSVPSLPLPNILLMANVTWPRGQFSTWSTPSDAPLITLRRILPLKYVELRICDQLQRILRVRTVTEKIYYLRLHKKHPESVFQFWIRLVKILQKGLSITTKDPRIRFTHCLVPKLPSSSTETTPESSLPTSSQPSETLMLLAAEQTSDSFLQLSGRPHLTTDRNTDTAIETDDSEKTLSLVASPVSLSIPMRATLSHSLWEQEDLNEHFLQAPVASSLGENLLRP; this comes from the exons ATGAGTACAATTAGGGGCCTCCCACCTGAGGTCAAGGAACCAGGCCCTGGAGTGGAACTTGGGGTAGAAGATGGTCTTCTTTGTCAACTGATTCATTCTCCAGAATTCAACCTGTTCTCCAACTCAGTGGTGTTTGAAAGCAACTTTATCCAG GTCACCAAGCCCAGGAACTGGGTGGATGTCTCTGAAGGATCCACCACCGTGATCCTCGGGGTGACCTCCTCGGTGCCCTCCTTGCCACTCCCCAATATCCTCCTGATGGCCAATGTTACCTGGCCCCGGGGTCAATTTTCCACCTGGAGCACACCTAGTGATGCCCCGCTCATCACCCTCAGAAG GATTCTCCCCCTGAAGTACGTGGAGCTACGAATCTGTGACCAGCTCCAACGCATCCTGAGGGTTAGGACAGTGACTGAAAAGATCTACTATCTGAGGCTCCACAAAAAACACCCAGAGTCCGTTTTTCAATTCTGGATCCGCTTGGTGAAAATTCTGCAGAAAGGTCTATCCATCACCACCAAAGACCCAAGAATCCGATTCACTCACTGCCTAGTACCCAAATTGCCCAGCAGCTCCACCGAAACAACA CCTGAAAGCAGCCTTCCAACATCCTCCCAACCCAGCGAAACCCTCATGCTGTTGGCAGCCGAGCAGACCAGTGACAGTTTCTTACAACTCTCAGGAAGGCCCCATCTCACAACAGACAG AAACACTGACACTGCCATTGAAACAGACGATTCTGAAAAGACACTCTCACTGGTGGCATCTCCAGTCAGTTTGAGTATACCCATGAGAGCCACCTTGAGCCACAGCCTCTGGGAACAAGAGGATCTGAATGAGCACTTCCTGCAAGCTCCTGTAGCCAGCTCCCTAGGAGAGAATCTGCTGAGGCCCTGA